From Nocardioides faecalis:
ACGCCCAGGACGCGCTGGACTTCCCCGTGGTCTACGCCTCGGGCAAGGCCGGCATCGCCTCGCTGACCAAGCCGGAGAACGCGACGCTGCCCGAGGGCAACGACCTCGAGCCGCTGTTCCGCACCATCCTGGAGAACATCCCGGCGCCGGAGTACGACGAGGGCGCTCCCCTGCAGGCCCACGTCACCAACCTCGACGCCTCCCCGTTCCTCGGCCGCCTGGCGCTGCTGCGGATCAAGCAGGGCACGCTGAAGAAGGGCCAGACCGTGGCCTGGATGCGGCGCGACGGCGGCGTGAAGAACGTCAAGATCACCGAGCTGCTGATCACCGAGGGCCTGGAGCGCAAGCCCGGCGAGTCCGCCGGCCCCGGCGACATCGTCGCGGTCGCCGGCATCCCGGAGATCACCATCGGCGAGACCCTGGCCGACGCGGAGAACCCGATCGCGCTGCCGCTGATTCACGTCGACGAGCCCGCGATCTCGATGACCATCGGCACCAACACCTCCCCGCTGGTGGGCAAGGGCGGCAAGGGCCACAAGGTCACCGCCCGCCTGGTCAAGGACCGCCTCGACGCCGAGCTGATCGGCAACGTGTCGCTGCGCGTGCTGCCCACCGAGCGCCCCGACGCCTGGGAGGTGCAGGGCCGCGGCGAGCTGGCGCTGGCCATCCTGGTCGAGCAGATGCGCCGCGAGGGCTACGAGCTGACCGTCGGCAAGCCGCAGGTGGTCACCAAGGAGGTCGACGGCAGGCTGCACGAGCCGTTCGAGCGCCTGACCATCGACGCCCCCGAGGAGTTCCTCGGCACGATCACCGAGCTGCTCGCCAACCGGAAGGGCCGCATGGAGGGCATGACGAACCACGGCACCGGCTGGGTGCGCATGGAGTTCGTCGTCCCCGCCCGTGGCCTGATCGGCTTCCGCACCGACTTCCTCACCGAGACCCGCGGCACCGGCATCGCGCACTCCATCTCGGAGGGCTACTTCCCGTGGGCCGGTGAGATCCGCTCGCGCCAGTCCGGCTCGCTGGTCGCGGACCGCTCGGGTGCGGCCACGGCGTACGCGATGACGTCACTGCAGGAGCGCGGCACGATGTTCGTCGAGCCCGGCACCGAGGTGTACGAGGGCATGATCGTCGGCGAGAACTCCCGCGCCGACGACATGGACGTCAACATCACCAAGGAGAAGCAGCAGACCAACATCCGGTCCGCCACCTCCGACAACTTCGAGAAGCTCATCCCGCCGAAGAAGCTCTCCCTCGAGCAGTGCCTGGAGTTCTGCCGCGAGGACGAGTGCGTGGAGATCACCCCGGAGATGGTCCGCATCCGCAAGGTGATCCTCGACGCCAACGAGCGCGCGAAGATCACCAGCCGGGCGCGCAAGGCCAACAAGGCCTGAGCCCCACCGGCACGTACGTCGGCCCGTCACCGCACTCGCGGTGGCGGGCCTTCGTCGTTCCTGGAGAGGGGGCTTGCCGTCGCTACAGTGAGCCCATGAGCGAACACCGCGTGCCGGCTCCCGTCGTCGCCGACGGGGAGAAGCCGAAGGGACCGGCGTCGTACTTCCCGAGCATCGAGAAGACCTACGGACGCCCCGTGCAGGCATGGCTCGACCTGGCCGCCGACCGCCTCGACCAGCACCCCCACATGGAGGTCGTGGCGTGGTTGAAGGACAGCCACGGGCTGGGGCACGGTCACGCCAACGCGATCGTGGCCTACGTGAAGGCCCAGCTCGCCGGCTGATCCCCTCCCTCCCCACCGCCTCACCGGGAAATGATGCAGTTTCCTGTACGGAAAACGCTTTCCATCCTGGAAAGTCCATGGTCTACTTTCCACACCGGAAAGTCGTCCGCACCTGCGGACCCCTCAGAGGAGAGCTCCATGGACGAGAAGCGTCACGACGTCGAAGCGGCCGAGGCGGCCCGCGCCCTCGAGACGATCGCCGCCACGCGCCACGAGGTCGCGGCACGCGTGGGGAGCCCGCCGCACTACTACACGAAGGTCGCCGCCGCCGGGGCGATCCTCTGCCTCGCGCAGCCCTTGGACAGCCGCACCAGGTTCTTCGTGACCCTCATCGCGCTCATCCCCCTGGGCTGGGCCATCCGGTCCTACTCCCGTCACACGGGCACCTGGACCATGGCCACGCTGCGCGAGAAGGGCGCCTGGATGGCCTGGCTGATCATCGGCGTCATGCTCGCGGCGCTGACCTCGGCCATGATCACCCAGAACCTCGTCGCCAGCGTCGTCGGCGCCCTCGTGATCCTCCTGGTCGTGCCGGTCGTCGGGCCGCGCTGGGACGCCGCGTGGGTCCGCAGCCTGACCCCGGAGGAGTCGGCTGAGCGGTCGGCGGAGGGGTCGGCGGAGGGGGCGGCGGAGGGGTCGGCGGAGGACACGGTCGAGGAGACGCCGTGAGTGCGCCCGAGGCACGGTTCGACACCCTCGTCCACGCACCGCACCGGCTGCAGATCTGTGCCGTGCTCGACACGGTCGACCAGGCCGAGTTCGCGCTGCTGCGCGACAGCCTCGGGGTCTCCGACTCCGTCCTGAGCAAGCAGGTCAAGGCCTTGGAGGACGCCGGCTACGTCAAGGTCTCCAAGGGACTGGTCGAGCGGCGTACGCGCACGTGGGTCGCGTTCACGAAGAGCGGTCGTCGGGCCTATCGCGGACACGTCGCAGCACTGCGCGCGATGATCGGCACCTGACTCGGCCGGGAGACGGGCAGGGTGAGGGCCGGAGCAGAGCAACGCCCGCCCTTCGTCGTTGAAGGGCGGGCGCTCTCCGCTTCCCAAGCGTTCTTGTCGGTTTTCGGCCGAATCTCGACGAAAACGCTTGGGAGACGGTTCGGGAATCGACGGTTCAGAACTCGACGCGCAGCTCGTCGCTGAGCGGTCTGGCCTGGCAGGTGAGGATGATGCCGTCGGCGATGTCCTCGGGGTC
This genomic window contains:
- the typA gene encoding translational GTPase TypA — its product is MSDTTRRRKDLRNVAIVAHVDHGKTTLVDAMLRQAGAFTEHQAESVAERVMDSGDLEREKGITILAKNTAVHYRGPSAQEMADGDMVINIIDTPGHADFGGEVERGLSMVDGIVLLVDASEGPLPQTRFVLRKALNANMPVILVVNKTDRGDARIDEVVDETYELFMDLLDDSHAQDALDFPVVYASGKAGIASLTKPENATLPEGNDLEPLFRTILENIPAPEYDEGAPLQAHVTNLDASPFLGRLALLRIKQGTLKKGQTVAWMRRDGGVKNVKITELLITEGLERKPGESAGPGDIVAVAGIPEITIGETLADAENPIALPLIHVDEPAISMTIGTNTSPLVGKGGKGHKVTARLVKDRLDAELIGNVSLRVLPTERPDAWEVQGRGELALAILVEQMRREGYELTVGKPQVVTKEVDGRLHEPFERLTIDAPEEFLGTITELLANRKGRMEGMTNHGTGWVRMEFVVPARGLIGFRTDFLTETRGTGIAHSISEGYFPWAGEIRSRQSGSLVADRSGAATAYAMTSLQERGTMFVEPGTEVYEGMIVGENSRADDMDVNITKEKQQTNIRSATSDNFEKLIPPKKLSLEQCLEFCREDECVEITPEMVRIRKVILDANERAKITSRARKANKA
- a CDS encoding DUF4287 domain-containing protein, yielding MSEHRVPAPVVADGEKPKGPASYFPSIEKTYGRPVQAWLDLAADRLDQHPHMEVVAWLKDSHGLGHGHANAIVAYVKAQLAG
- a CDS encoding winged helix-turn-helix domain-containing protein, which codes for MSAPEARFDTLVHAPHRLQICAVLDTVDQAEFALLRDSLGVSDSVLSKQVKALEDAGYVKVSKGLVERRTRTWVAFTKSGRRAYRGHVAALRAMIGT